In a single window of the Nicotiana tomentosiformis chromosome 8, ASM39032v3, whole genome shotgun sequence genome:
- the LOC104120490 gene encoding receptor-like protein Cf-9 yields MEYQLLLLFCFYSVATMFVLQSQLTGFSYARQHLCARDEAFYLLQFKQGLTVDPAHASWCDTKAPSKTLSWNVTRDCCEWDGVTCDEFTGHVIGLDLSCNFLRGTINANSSLEKLVHLQSLNLAFNDMDDFPLGNGISELASLMHLNLSASGTYELEMIPPGISNLSKLVSLDLSYCELQIGLNTFRSLLQNLTNLEVLSFLFMETPFELPKNMSSSLRYLDLRQTNLFGDLSDSNLFHLPNLEVLRLGENLELTGILPNFNWSFSASILELDFSGTRIFGNVPDSIGNLHSIMFLSLSHCYLSGSIPKFIGNLTRIRTLHLPNNNFNGNVPSTISKLNKLTDLDLSFNHFQGSIPESIGNLTRISRLDLSNNNFSGNIPSTISELNKLSYLDLSFNNFEGQIPDIFADFSEVSYLYFSTNNFTGSFPYSIVTLTRLRKLYLQNNSLTGPLPSNISGLQELETLDLSFNSFTGAPPPWLFYLPSLTDLQVQDNQLTGKLPHVLKSHNFETFARMNLKLLKLSNNKLYGEIPDWMTSMNVVVLDLSHNFLTGFEKQVWRSTDLFYLNLENNFLQGSLHQSICDMINLQALILSHNNFSGTIPGCLGNSSSFISVLDLRMNNFYGEIPRFLPTGLKYLGLTGNQFGGLIPRSLVNCTSLAALDLGYNKINDTFPIWLEKLPYLQVLILKSNLFHGPIGELKSQFPFPELRIFDLSFNGFTGTLPSNLFKNFTAMMKVDDEKTGISEKNNSNHIDYSYHVSLVIKGNQFEMRITSIMTSIDLSSNGFEGDLPKSIGRLSSLVLLNISHNNFNGCIPAEIAKLNELEALDLSRNRLTGEIPGLLTSLTFLEVLNLSYNHLVGRIPHGKQFDTFSNDSYGGNPDLCGFPLSKECGYENTSDEPPFEQDDDDDDDSIFAGGFTWEAVVIGYGCGAIFGLFMGILMFLLEKPKWIVNFAEDTALKIAQEIAVKKRRRRKKRHQKH; encoded by the coding sequence ATGGAGTACCAATTATTGCTACTTTTCTGCTTCTATTCAGTTGCTACAATGTTTGTCCTGCAATCTCAACTTACTGGCTTCTCATATGCTAGGCAACATCTCTGTGCTCGCGATGAAGCTTTTTATTTGCTTCAATTTAAGCAAGGCCTCACAGTTGATCCCGCGCACGCTTCTTGGTGTGATACCAAAGCTCCATCCAAGACTTTATCCTGGAATGTAACAAGAGATTGTTGCGAATGGGATGGCGTTACTTGTGATGAATTTACCGGTCATGTGATAGGCCTCGATCTTTCTTGCAACTTTCTTAGAGGAACCATCAATGCTAATAGCAGCCTCGAGAAACTTGTTCATCTTCAAAGTCTCAACCTTGCCTTCAATGACATGGATGACTTTCCACTTGGAAATGGTATTAGTGAACTCGCGAGTTTGATGCATCTCAATCTTTCAGCTTCTGGAACTTATGAATTAGAGATGATCCCACCAGGAATATCCAACTTGTCAAAGTTGGTTTCACTTGATCTCTCTTATTGCGAACTTCAAATTGGCCTAAACACATTCAGAAGTTTGCTTCAAAACTTAACCAATTTAGAGGTATTGTCTTTTCTCTTCATGGAAACACCATTTGAGTTACCAAAGAATATGTCTTCTTCTCTTAGGTATTTAGATCTTAGACAAACAAACTTGTTTGGTGACTTGAGTGATTCTAATCTCTTTCATCTACCAAACTTAGAAGTGCTAAGATTGGGAGAGAATCTTGAACTTACTGGCATTCTGCCAAATTTTAACTGGAGTTTCAGTGCAAGTATTTTAGAGTTGGACTTTTCTGGAACTAGAATTTTTGGAAATGTACCTGATTCAATTGGCAACCTCCATTCTATTATGTTTTTGAGCCTCTCGCATTGCTATCTCTCCGGTTCAATTCCAAAATTCATAGGCAACCTCACCAGAATTAGAACTTTGCATCTTCCAAATAACAACTTCAATGGTAATGTTCCCTCTACTATCTCAAAACTGAACAAACTTACCGATTTAGATCTCTCTTTCAACCATTTCCAAGGCTCAATACCAGAATCCATCGGCAACCTTACTAGAATAAGCAGATTGGATCTTTCAAATAACAATTTCTCTGGAAATATTCCATCAACTATCTCAGAGCTGAACAAACTTAGCTACTTAGATCTCTCTTTCAATAACTTTGAAGGCCAGATTCCAGACATCTTTGCAGACTTTTCAGAGGTatcttatttatatttttcaacAAACAATTTCACTGGCTCATTTCCTTATTCAATTGTAACCTTGACTCGCCTTAGAAAATTGTACTTGCAAAACAATTCACTAACTGGTCCACTTCCCTCTAATATAAGCGGACTTCAAGAGCTAGAAACGCTtgatttgtccttcaattctttcacTGGCGCACCACCCCCTTGGTTATTCTATCTTCCATCCTTGACTGATTTACAAGTTCAAGACAATCAATTAACTGGGAAATTGCCACATGTGTTGAAGAGCCATAATTTCGAAACATTTGCAAGAATGAACTTGAAACTCCTGAAGCTTTCGAACAACAAGCTGTATGGTGAAATCCCTGATTGGATGACATCCATGAACGTGGTAGTCCTGGATCTCTCGCATAACTTCCTCACGGGCTTTGAAAAGCAAGTATGGCGCTCAACGGATTTGTTCTACCTTAATCTGGAGAACAATTTTCTTCAAGGTTCTTTGCATCAGTCCATTTGTGACATGATTAACCTTCAAGCCCTCATTTTGTCTCATAACAATTTCAGTGGCACAATCCCAGGATGTTTGGGTAACTCCAGTAGCTTCATTTCTGTTTTAGACTTGCGAATGAACAATTTCTATGGAGAGATACCGAGATTCTTACCAACAGGGTTAAAATATCTTGGTTTAACTGGCAATCAATTTGGAGGACTAATACCACGATCCTTGGTTAACTGTACAAGCTTGGCAGCTCTTGATTTGGGGTACAACAAGATAAATGACACGTTCCCGATATGGCTGGAGAAACTTCCATACCTGCAAGTTCTGATACTGAAATCAAATCTCTTTCACGGTCCAATTGGTGAATTAAAGTCCCAATTTCCATTTCCTGAGTTACGAATCTTTGACCTTTCCTTCAATGGGTTCACTGGAACTTTGCCATCTAATCTTTTCAAAAACTTTACAGCGATGATGAAAGTGGATGATGAAAAAACAGGAATCTCTGAAAAAAATAATAGCAATCACATAGATTATAGTTACCATGTTAGTTTGGTGATAAAAGGTAATCAGTTTGAAATGAGAATCACGTCAATTATGACAAGTATTGATTTATCAAGCAACGGATTTGAAGGAGATTTACCAAAATCCATTGGAAGGCTTAGTTCGCTTGTGTTACTCAACATATCTCACAACAACTTCAATGGGTGTATTCCTGCAGAAATCGCAAAGTTGAATGAGCTCGAAGCATTAGACCTCTCACGGAACAGACTCACTGGAGAAATTCCTGGTCTATTGACGAGTTTGACATTTCTTGAGGTCTTAAACCTTTCATACAATCATCTTGTTGGGCGCATCCCTCATGGGAAACAATTCGATACATTTTCAAATGATTCGTATGGTGGAAATCCTGATTTATGTGGATTTCCACTATCAAAGGAATGTGGATACGAAAACACGTCAGATGAGCCACCATTTGaacaagatgatgatgatgatgatgattcaaTTTTTGCCGGCGGGTTCACATGGGAAGCTGTCGTAATAGGGTATGGTTGTGGTGCAATTTTTGGATTGTTCATGGGTATCCTAATGTTCCTACTGGAAAAACCAAAATGGATTGTGAACTTTGCTGAAGATACTGCTCTAAAAATTGCTCAAGAAATTGCTGTCAAGAAACGGAGAAGGCGAAAGAAGAGACATCAAAAACATTGA